Proteins from a genomic interval of Providencia stuartii:
- a CDS encoding NAD-dependent succinate-semialdehyde dehydrogenase, producing the protein MKNVLLREKGWVNGEWIDSINGATTPIYNPATKMLLGEVASLGAQETQIAIDGAQLALVDWKKVPARRRANILHLWYQLIIKYQNELADILTQEQGKVLSEARGEIIYAANYVRWFAEEVLRINGEVLPGESTSQKVIVSKHPIGVVAAITPWNFPAAMITRKVAPALAAGCTCIVKPSPETPFTALALAELAAQAGLPAGCLNIVPGDAIDIGSTLMQSEVVRKLSFTGSTPVGKLLMAQAAQNVKRLSLELGGNAPFIVFSDADITKAVDAAMYGKFRNSGQTCVCINRFLVHESVHDKFTNLLKNKMQALKVGNGIITSSDMGPLINQQAVEKIKEHILDAIEKGGELLCGGDYFQQETLFFQPTLITNGHSDMLAFSEETFGPLAVIYPFSTEEEAINLANKTEYGLAAYCFTQSLATAWKMQEELEYGMVGINSTHISNEIVPFGGIKQSGFGREGSHHGINEYLEIKYTLFGD; encoded by the coding sequence ATGAAAAACGTACTTTTACGCGAGAAGGGATGGGTCAATGGAGAATGGATCGATTCCATTAATGGAGCTACCACCCCTATTTATAACCCTGCAACAAAAATGTTGCTTGGGGAAGTTGCTAGCTTAGGCGCTCAGGAAACTCAAATAGCTATAGATGGGGCACAGCTGGCATTAGTTGACTGGAAAAAAGTGCCAGCCCGTCGGCGTGCAAATATATTACACCTTTGGTATCAGTTAATTATCAAATATCAAAATGAATTAGCTGATATCTTAACTCAAGAACAAGGAAAAGTTTTATCAGAGGCGCGTGGTGAAATTATTTATGCAGCAAATTATGTACGTTGGTTTGCTGAAGAGGTATTGCGTATTAATGGGGAAGTACTCCCAGGTGAATCAACGAGTCAAAAAGTTATTGTTTCTAAACACCCTATAGGGGTTGTTGCTGCGATTACACCATGGAATTTTCCGGCGGCAATGATCACGCGTAAAGTTGCGCCAGCTTTAGCGGCGGGTTGTACTTGTATTGTTAAACCGTCACCTGAAACACCTTTTACTGCGTTGGCTTTAGCAGAATTAGCTGCACAGGCAGGGTTACCAGCAGGATGCTTAAATATTGTTCCTGGTGATGCAATTGATATTGGCAGTACATTGATGCAAAGCGAAGTTGTCAGAAAACTCAGTTTCACTGGTTCAACTCCTGTTGGGAAATTATTGATGGCTCAGGCTGCACAAAATGTAAAGCGACTTTCCCTTGAGCTTGGTGGAAATGCACCTTTTATTGTTTTTTCTGATGCTGATATTACAAAAGCTGTTGATGCTGCAATGTATGGAAAGTTTAGAAACTCAGGCCAAACATGTGTTTGTATTAATAGATTTTTAGTGCATGAATCTGTACATGATAAATTTACTAATTTATTAAAAAATAAAATGCAAGCATTAAAGGTTGGTAATGGAATAATAACAAGTTCTGATATGGGACCACTTATTAATCAACAGGCAGTTGAAAAGATAAAGGAGCATATTTTAGATGCAATAGAAAAAGGGGGAGAATTATTATGTGGTGGAGATTATTTCCAACAAGAAACATTGTTTTTCCAACCAACGTTAATAACTAATGGTCACTCAGATATGTTGGCATTTAGTGAGGAAACGTTTGGTCCATTAGCTGTTATTTATCCTTTTAGCACCGAAGAAGAAGCAATTAATTTAGCAAATAAAACAGAGTATGGCCTTGCTGCATACTGTTTTACTCAGAGTTTAGCTACTGCATGGAAAATGCAAGAGGAACTTGAATACGGTATGGTTGGTATTAATTCAACACATATTTCTAATGAAATAGTACCTTTTGGTGGAATTAAACAATCTGGTTTTGGACGGGAAGGCTCTCATCATGGAATTAATGAATATTTAGAAATTAAATATACGCTTTTTGGAGATTAA
- a CDS encoding aldehyde dehydrogenase — MEKFQLYINGQFEPGVRQFESINPANEKPWAQVAEAGRDETERAVESAYEAFHSPIWKAYTASQRGKLLLRLADLIEQHAAELARLETQDTGKIIRETQAQISYVAEYYRYYAGLADKMEGAYLSIDKPDMETWIRREPIGVVAAIIPWNSQLFLSAVKIGPAIAAGCTLVIKASEYAPTPLLALASLIHQAGFPAGVCNIITGFSSECGEILTQHPKVNHIAFTGGVETAKYIVRNSAENLASQSLELGGKSPFIVFDDADLESAANAQVAAIFAASGQSCVAGSRLLVSQSIKDEFLNKLKEKAQAIVIGDPKQHSTQFGPLCTLKQIEKIKQVVDNSIKQGAALITGHYDVTEKGYYYPPTILDCTKVPKADCVKLELFGPVLSVQSFDSEAEALALANDSDYGLAAGIFTKNLTRAHRLTKQLRTGIVWLNTYRAVSPLAPFGGYKLSGHGREGGLDAAMQYTTTKTVWLRTSDEAIDDPFIMR, encoded by the coding sequence ATGGAAAAGTTTCAATTATATATTAATGGGCAATTTGAACCAGGGGTGAGACAGTTCGAAAGTATCAACCCTGCAAATGAAAAACCGTGGGCACAAGTTGCAGAGGCAGGACGTGATGAAACAGAACGTGCCGTCGAGTCAGCTTATGAGGCCTTTCATTCCCCAATTTGGAAAGCTTACACAGCGAGCCAAAGAGGAAAATTACTCTTACGTTTAGCCGATTTGATCGAACAACATGCAGCTGAACTTGCAAGATTAGAAACACAAGATACCGGAAAAATTATTCGGGAAACACAAGCTCAAATTTCTTATGTGGCTGAATATTATCGTTATTATGCTGGTTTGGCAGATAAGATGGAAGGTGCTTATTTGTCTATTGATAAGCCTGATATGGAAACGTGGATCCGACGTGAGCCAATCGGTGTTGTCGCGGCTATTATTCCATGGAATAGCCAATTATTTTTATCAGCAGTCAAAATTGGCCCAGCAATAGCGGCTGGCTGTACCTTGGTAATTAAAGCTTCTGAATACGCCCCTACACCGTTACTTGCATTAGCAAGCTTGATCCATCAAGCAGGATTTCCAGCTGGGGTTTGTAATATTATTACAGGTTTTTCATCGGAATGTGGGGAGATACTGACTCAACACCCGAAAGTGAATCATATTGCATTCACAGGTGGTGTTGAGACGGCAAAGTATATTGTTCGTAATAGCGCTGAAAACCTTGCAAGCCAATCTCTTGAATTAGGTGGTAAATCCCCTTTTATTGTTTTTGATGATGCAGACCTAGAGAGTGCAGCAAATGCGCAAGTTGCTGCAATATTTGCAGCATCTGGTCAAAGTTGTGTTGCTGGTTCACGCCTATTAGTTTCTCAATCTATTAAAGATGAATTTTTAAATAAACTAAAAGAGAAAGCTCAAGCTATCGTTATTGGTGATCCTAAACAACATAGTACCCAGTTTGGGCCACTCTGTACTTTAAAGCAGATAGAAAAAATAAAACAAGTTGTTGATAACTCTATAAAACAAGGCGCTGCATTAATTACGGGACATTATGATGTAACAGAAAAGGGTTATTACTATCCCCCCACAATTCTTGATTGCACAAAAGTACCAAAAGCAGATTGTGTAAAACTTGAATTATTTGGCCCCGTACTTTCTGTTCAAAGCTTTGATAGTGAAGCCGAAGCACTCGCATTGGCGAATGATTCTGACTATGGTCTTGCTGCCGGCATTTTTACTAAAAATCTTACTCGTGCACACCGCCTGACAAAGCAATTACGTACAGGGATTGTATGGCTGAATACCTATCGAGCAGTCTCTCCTTTGGCGCCTTTTGGTGGTTATAAGCTATCTGGCCATGGTAGAGAAGGAGGTTTGGATGCTGCAATGCAATATACCACTACAAAAACGGTCTGGTTACGGACGAGTGATGAAGCAATTGATGACCCATTTATAATGAGATAA
- a CDS encoding LLM class flavin-dependent oxidoreductase produces MQFSLFIHMERISPEESQEKLYQEMIELCKIADQGGMHAIWTGEHHGMNFTIAPNPFINLVDIARQTKNVRLGTGTIVAPFNHPIRLAGEAAMTDLITDGRLDLGIARGAYSFEYERLSPGLTPWEAGQRMRELIPAVKALWEGDYEHKGEFWSFPSTTSAPLPKQRPHPPIWVAARDPNSHEFAVKNECNVQVTPLHQGEEEIARLVTCFKEAKEKFPPKVPLKIMMLQHGYVADNEEDAQLAAIELNRFYQYFGAWFKNERPIKQGLIEPLTEEEIERNSYYTPEIMRKNLAIGPANEVIEKLKKYERMGYDEFSLWIDSGMPFERKKASLERFITQVMPAFA; encoded by the coding sequence ATGCAATTTTCACTTTTTATCCATATGGAAAGAATTTCACCTGAGGAATCACAAGAGAAACTGTATCAAGAAATGATTGAACTGTGCAAGATAGCAGATCAAGGAGGGATGCACGCTATTTGGACAGGAGAGCATCATGGTATGAATTTTACTATTGCTCCTAATCCATTTATTAATCTTGTTGATATCGCAAGACAAACTAAAAATGTTCGATTAGGAACGGGAACTATTGTAGCGCCTTTTAACCACCCCATCCGCTTAGCTGGTGAAGCTGCTATGACGGACTTAATTACGGATGGTCGTCTTGATCTGGGAATTGCTAGAGGAGCATATTCATTTGAATATGAAAGATTATCACCAGGCTTAACGCCTTGGGAAGCAGGGCAACGCATGCGTGAATTAATTCCAGCCGTAAAAGCGCTATGGGAAGGAGACTATGAACATAAAGGTGAGTTTTGGTCTTTTCCTTCAACAACATCCGCTCCCTTGCCAAAGCAAAGACCTCATCCCCCGATTTGGGTAGCAGCACGTGATCCTAACAGCCATGAATTTGCAGTGAAAAATGAATGTAATGTGCAGGTTACACCATTGCATCAAGGTGAAGAGGAAATCGCACGATTAGTGACATGCTTTAAAGAAGCGAAGGAAAAATTTCCACCTAAAGTACCATTAAAGATCATGATGTTACAACATGGTTATGTTGCTGATAATGAAGAGGATGCTCAATTAGCAGCCATTGAACTAAATCGTTTTTATCAGTATTTCGGAGCTTGGTTTAAAAATGAAAGGCCAATAAAACAAGGTTTAATTGAACCATTAACTGAAGAGGAAATTGAGCGGAATTCATACTATACACCTGAAATCATGAGAAAAAACCTTGCTATAGGCCCAGCGAATGAAGTCATTGAGAAATTAAAAAAATATGAACGAATGGGATATGACGAGTTTTCCCTTTGGATCGACAGTGGTATGCCATTTGAACGCAAAAAAGCGTCATTAGAGCGTTTTATTACTCAAGTCATGCCTGCATTTGCATAA
- a CDS encoding flavin reductase family protein has product MEIQDRRQLRDAFGSFLTGVTVVTSRDSNNEPIGFTANSFSSVSLDPALLLISIDKRSANFDNFTRCEHFAVNILSEKQKDISNIFAQKIEDRFSHVNWFTATSDSPIISESSAWFDCSLYQVIDAGDHAILIGKVVDFHSEGTAGLGFYRGAYFTPYESAQSVIQNPELIISALIESENKVIMFRDSLNNYCLPSSVISEKGVHETLEYLFNKIGIQASPGFIYSVYEDRKNKKQHIVFLCAVATDTSSILKNGQFINIDELSKIKLDDYAVNSLIKRFTQEATAGNYSVYYGDENNGQVKQLIA; this is encoded by the coding sequence ATGGAAATACAAGATCGCCGACAATTGAGAGATGCATTTGGCTCTTTTTTAACGGGAGTAACAGTAGTAACTAGCAGAGACTCAAATAATGAACCTATAGGATTTACTGCGAATTCATTCTCATCAGTGTCATTAGATCCTGCTTTGTTACTTATTAGTATCGATAAACGTTCTGCAAATTTTGATAATTTTACACGTTGTGAGCATTTTGCTGTAAATATACTTTCTGAGAAACAAAAAGACATATCCAATATTTTTGCACAGAAAATTGAAGATCGTTTTTCACATGTCAATTGGTTTACTGCGACATCAGATAGTCCAATTATCAGTGAAAGTTCCGCTTGGTTCGATTGCAGCCTATATCAAGTCATTGATGCTGGAGATCACGCCATTCTTATTGGAAAAGTAGTCGATTTTCATTCGGAAGGTACAGCAGGGCTTGGTTTTTACCGAGGTGCTTATTTTACTCCTTATGAGAGTGCGCAATCAGTTATTCAAAATCCAGAATTAATCATTAGTGCACTTATAGAATCTGAAAATAAAGTCATTATGTTTAGAGACAGTTTGAATAATTATTGTCTACCTTCTAGCGTTATTAGTGAAAAAGGAGTTCATGAAACATTAGAATATTTGTTTAATAAAATAGGTATTCAAGCCAGCCCAGGGTTTATTTATTCCGTTTACGAAGATAGAAAAAATAAAAAACAACATATTGTTTTTTTATGTGCAGTTGCGACTGATACATCTTCAATACTGAAAAATGGTCAATTTATTAATATCGATGAACTATCAAAAATTAAACTTGATGATTATGCCGTAAATTCGCTGATTAAACGTTTTACTCAGGAAGCCACAGCCGGAAATTATAGTGTGTATTACGGTGATGAGAATAATGGACAAGTAAAACAGTTAATAGCTTAA
- a CDS encoding alpha/beta fold hydrolase, with protein MIRRTQQLSNLNMEVSYLEEGQGRPLVLIHGVGMCAETWEEQIESLSAFYQVIAVDMPGHGYSSGFVYRPELQNYVSWMGAFLQSLGLADVILVGHSMGGLITGGVCIEYPQLIKGAVIISSVYRRDEQAKIAVRQRAIELASGQAQIDAPLQRWFDGSKEQQQIRRKVMNWLNQVNLDGYAKAYYAFANGDDIYAKNWHEISCPLLVITGENDNNSSPSMAIKMAENSQKGRAIIIPGERHMLTLTASRLVSYEIKEFVENICNSENYMM; from the coding sequence ATGATCAGAAGAACCCAGCAGCTATCTAATTTAAATATGGAAGTTAGCTACTTAGAAGAAGGCCAAGGTAGGCCTCTTGTTTTAATCCATGGTGTCGGTATGTGTGCTGAAACATGGGAAGAACAAATTGAGTCTTTGTCAGCTTTTTATCAAGTGATTGCGGTGGATATGCCGGGTCATGGTTATAGTTCGGGTTTTGTATATCGGCCAGAACTACAAAATTATGTTTCTTGGATGGGGGCATTCTTACAATCTCTTGGTTTAGCAGATGTCATATTAGTTGGCCACTCTATGGGAGGCTTAATTACTGGGGGAGTGTGTATTGAATATCCGCAATTAATCAAAGGTGCCGTCATTATCAGTAGTGTATATCGCCGTGATGAACAGGCAAAAATTGCAGTTAGACAAAGAGCAATAGAACTTGCCTCTGGCCAAGCTCAGATAGATGCGCCATTGCAGCGTTGGTTTGATGGCTCAAAAGAACAGCAACAAATTAGGCGAAAAGTTATGAATTGGCTGAATCAGGTTAATCTTGATGGTTATGCTAAAGCTTATTATGCCTTTGCTAATGGTGATGATATTTACGCAAAAAACTGGCATGAGATAAGTTGCCCCCTTTTAGTTATTACAGGGGAAAATGACAATAATTCTAGCCCAAGTATGGCAATAAAAATGGCAGAGAATAGCCAAAAAGGAAGGGCAATTATTATTCCAGGTGAAAGGCATATGCTAACACTCACTGCATCTCGGCTAGTTTCTTATGAAATAAAAGAATTTGTTGAAAATATATGTAATTCAGAAAACTACATGATGTGA
- a CDS encoding amino acid synthesis family protein, which translates to MHPIIRKTILSTETIYIDGHKEADKPLIMIAAAAVIKNPWVGEGYVDDLSLKIREIAPVLGKVLTNMIIEEAGGGECIEAFGKCAVVGLKGELEHASALIHTLHFGNHYRNAVGGKSYLAFNNTRGPANSPILIPMMGKNDEGSRAHYLTFQFNISDAPFEDEIVIALGAALGGRPHHRIGDRYQDLKELGHDQKNPAAI; encoded by the coding sequence ATGCATCCAATAATCCGTAAGACAATTTTGAGCACCGAAACGATTTATATTGATGGTCATAAAGAAGCAGATAAGCCGCTTATCATGATTGCTGCGGCAGCAGTAATAAAAAATCCATGGGTAGGGGAAGGATATGTTGATGATTTATCCTTAAAAATTAGAGAGATAGCACCTGTATTAGGAAAAGTGCTAACGAACATGATTATTGAAGAAGCTGGTGGTGGTGAGTGTATTGAAGCTTTTGGTAAATGTGCAGTTGTTGGATTAAAAGGTGAGCTTGAGCATGCATCGGCTTTGATTCATACGTTACATTTTGGTAACCATTATCGTAATGCAGTAGGTGGAAAATCTTATTTAGCATTCAATAACACTCGAGGACCTGCTAATTCACCGATTTTAATTCCTATGATGGGTAAAAACGATGAAGGGAGCCGAGCTCATTATTTAACTTTCCAATTCAATATTTCTGATGCTCCGTTTGAAGATGAAATTGTCATTGCGTTAGGTGCTGCATTAGGTGGTCGCCCTCACCACAGGATTGGCGATCGTTATCAAGATTTAAAAGAGTTAGGTCATGATCAGAAGAACCCAGCAGCTATCTAA
- a CDS encoding GntR family transcriptional regulator: MIKWVKMDSSHSLKINNVPLTLREIALEKIRQAIISGYFKAGDRLVERSLCEELGVSRSIVREVLRYLESEGLIEILAKKGPIVAMLNWQQAEQIYNIRILLEQEAAKACAEKATAQDKKILLDKLQKIDDASLSQDDFKSITASTEFYETLFSIATHSIAWEIVQRLNSRISRLRAMTLKTKDRKITGFERMKRIYSAIEKNDGEAAKTAVVEHLTEASIIAKSILEKQEK, from the coding sequence ATGATTAAATGGGTAAAAATGGACAGTTCACATTCATTAAAAATTAATAATGTTCCGTTAACACTGCGGGAGATCGCTCTTGAAAAAATTCGTCAAGCTATTATTTCTGGCTACTTTAAAGCTGGTGATAGGCTAGTAGAACGAAGTTTATGTGAAGAGCTTGGAGTTAGTCGTAGTATTGTCAGAGAAGTTTTAAGGTATCTTGAATCTGAAGGATTAATTGAGATATTAGCCAAAAAAGGGCCTATTGTTGCCATGTTAAATTGGCAGCAAGCTGAACAAATATATAATATCCGTATCTTACTAGAGCAAGAAGCGGCTAAAGCCTGTGCCGAAAAAGCGACCGCTCAGGATAAAAAAATACTTTTAGATAAACTGCAAAAAATTGATGATGCTTCATTAAGTCAGGATGATTTTAAATCAATCACTGCCTCAACTGAATTCTATGAAACGTTATTTTCTATCGCTACACACTCTATTGCTTGGGAAATTGTTCAGCGCCTAAATAGCAGAATTAGCCGACTAAGAGCTATGACATTAAAAACAAAAGATCGAAAAATAACAGGATTCGAAAGAATGAAACGAATCTACTCTGCCATTGAGAAAAATGATGGTGAAGCCGCTAAAACTGCGGTGGTTGAACACTTAACTGAAGCATCGATTATTGCTAAATCTATATTAGAAAAACAGGAAAAATAA
- a CDS encoding DUF1330 domain-containing protein has protein sequence MPAYWIAHVTVFDTQKYPQYMQLAATALQKYQGKFLARGENAITLEGKTYEKHVVIEFKDYETALSCYHSIEYQNAYKQRKDIADVMVIIVNSLTS, from the coding sequence ATGCCCGCATACTGGATTGCACATGTTACCGTTTTTGATACTCAAAAATATCCTCAATATATGCAGCTTGCTGCGACAGCCTTACAGAAATATCAAGGCAAATTTCTTGCAAGAGGAGAAAATGCCATAACATTAGAGGGAAAAACTTATGAGAAACATGTTGTTATAGAATTTAAAGACTATGAAACCGCACTCTCATGTTACCATTCTATTGAGTACCAGAATGCATATAAGCAGCGCAAAGATATCGCCGATGTAATGGTTATTATCGTTAACAGCCTAACAAGCTAA
- a CDS encoding transcriptional antiterminator has translation MSESVVVFKMSENNLDIDEVTQELLAVISGWLKQENCYTTDVQQQMLESHLRAMVVRAKTGEALPEVDISLFDEISEHSIALSQRVVDTLPGLAPEETFLLSVHFEVIRSND, from the coding sequence ATGAGTGAATCAGTTGTCGTTTTTAAGATGTCGGAAAATAACCTCGATATCGATGAGGTAACACAAGAACTGCTGGCCGTCATTAGTGGCTGGCTTAAACAGGAAAATTGCTACACCACGGATGTACAACAACAGATGTTGGAGTCTCATCTTAGAGCCATGGTGGTTAGAGCTAAAACGGGTGAAGCCTTACCTGAAGTCGATATCAGCCTATTTGATGAGATTTCAGAACACTCGATTGCTTTATCGCAACGTGTTGTCGATACCCTACCAGGGCTCGCGCCAGAAGAGACATTTTTACTCTCTGTTCACTTTGAAGTTATCCGTTCGAATGATTAA
- a CDS encoding SFCGS family glycine-rich protein: MKQVVVAIGDRLGKGQKVAVGVESAGGKAIVVPGVAADMKLGDVMNAEHADLGISFCGSGGAGAITAQTKYGYKARYGMRSIEEGETAIAEGCTVLGFGFMDKEELGERLVKAYLKKYGDA, translated from the coding sequence ATGAAACAAGTTGTTGTTGCTATCGGAGACCGTTTAGGAAAAGGCCAAAAAGTGGCAGTAGGAGTTGAAAGTGCAGGCGGTAAAGCCATTGTTGTCCCGGGTGTAGCGGCAGATATGAAGCTCGGTGATGTTATGAATGCTGAACACGCTGATTTAGGTATCTCCTTTTGTGGAAGTGGTGGTGCAGGTGCTATCACAGCACAAACTAAATACGGCTATAAGGCGCGTTATGGCATGCGCTCGATTGAGGAAGGTGAAACCGCGATTGCTGAGGGTTGCACTGTTTTAGGCTTTGGCTTTATGGATAAAGAAGAATTAGGCGAGCGCTTAGTTAAAGCTTACCTCAAAAAATACGGCGACGCGTAA
- a CDS encoding DUF4312 family protein, which yields MKKSIETVVRVSGQGDSKQKAIADALNSIQRTVLKESNDIILRIEPKDVAVVSAYSHSRTEKFLFVFLPRKREHFRVVLDVSLDVTLLSVNEIPFTEQ from the coding sequence ATGAAGAAATCTATCGAAACGGTTGTGCGAGTCTCTGGGCAAGGTGACAGCAAACAAAAAGCCATTGCTGATGCACTGAACTCGATTCAACGCACGGTACTAAAAGAGAGCAATGACATTATCCTGCGAATCGAACCTAAGGATGTTGCCGTTGTGAGTGCATATTCGCACTCGCGGACAGAAAAGTTTCTTTTCGTTTTTCTGCCGCGCAAACGTGAACATTTCCGTGTGGTGCTCGACGTTTCGCTAGATGTCACCCTACTTTCTGTCAACGAAATACCATTTACAGAACAATAA
- a CDS encoding DUF4311 domain-containing protein, whose protein sequence is MSETASFLEILGMSLIIGGLCGFGLGAGAARMFHAPTVQGMGAFRTLGELNACEGDPASHFSFGLGFFFNAWASSVAAGAFTQDVDHRIIPNWGAAALLSKNRNVAETLHNPKKMALACTIIGALVVAFLNTTASAVPAALQTTAINVLVPAANLLVNTVMPVIFWLAAMDAGRRSGFWATLFGGCAQLIMGNAIPGLVLGILIGKGVDDNGWNRVTRTMMITVVLLFVLSGFFREFDLKMITSFNLDKPLWLEYIHGLLSGK, encoded by the coding sequence ATGAGTGAAACTGCATCTTTCTTAGAAATACTGGGTATGTCCCTCATTATAGGCGGCCTATGTGGCTTTGGCCTTGGTGCAGGTGCTGCCCGCATGTTCCACGCTCCTACAGTCCAAGGGATGGGGGCATTCCGTACACTCGGCGAACTGAATGCATGTGAAGGCGATCCTGCTTCTCACTTCTCGTTCGGTTTAGGCTTCTTCTTTAACGCATGGGCATCCTCGGTTGCCGCCGGTGCATTCACACAAGACGTTGACCACCGCATCATTCCTAACTGGGGTGCGGCTGCATTGCTCTCTAAAAACCGTAATGTCGCTGAAACACTGCATAACCCGAAAAAAATGGCTCTAGCTTGTACCATTATCGGTGCATTGGTTGTTGCCTTCTTAAATACAACAGCGTCCGCTGTTCCTGCTGCGTTACAAACGACAGCAATCAACGTATTAGTGCCTGCTGCAAACCTACTGGTAAATACCGTAATGCCAGTTATTTTCTGGTTAGCCGCGATGGATGCAGGTCGACGCTCAGGTTTTTGGGCTACCCTTTTCGGTGGCTGTGCACAACTCATTATGGGAAATGCTATCCCTGGCTTGGTTCTGGGTATCCTGATCGGTAAAGGTGTTGATGATAACGGCTGGAACCGTGTCACACGTACGATGATGATCACCGTTGTCTTACTGTTTGTTTTAAGTGGCTTCTTCCGTGAGTTTGACCTGAAGATGATCACCTCTTTCAACTTAGATAAACCTCTGTGGCTTGAATACATCCATGGATTACTGAGCGGGAAATAA
- a CDS encoding DUF4310 family protein, giving the protein MTTEINKQDFWYAEWSFPIFVGLLSAGIFAGTHMYVVYGFGAFNEVAFVAMLKAGLDTGVYGAVAAFGASFLFARIIEGSLVGILDIGGALQTGIGLGVPALFLAAGWDILVTNFWISLITGLLLGVLIGLIIVFARKFTIAQANSTFGADIMMGAGNTSGRFLGPLIILAAMAASIPIGIGSLIGSLIFYVWQKPVAGGAILGAMLFGYFFPLAA; this is encoded by the coding sequence ATGACAACTGAAATTAACAAACAAGATTTTTGGTACGCTGAGTGGTCGTTCCCTATTTTTGTCGGGCTATTATCAGCAGGCATTTTTGCAGGGACTCACATGTATGTTGTTTACGGATTCGGCGCATTTAACGAAGTTGCTTTCGTCGCAATGTTAAAAGCAGGCTTAGATACAGGCGTTTATGGCGCTGTTGCGGCATTTGGTGCGAGCTTCCTGTTCGCACGGATCATCGAAGGCTCCCTAGTCGGTATTTTGGATATCGGTGGTGCATTACAAACAGGTATTGGCCTTGGCGTCCCAGCGCTATTTCTTGCGGCGGGTTGGGATATTTTGGTTACCAATTTCTGGATCTCCCTGATTACTGGTTTGTTACTCGGCGTGTTAATTGGCTTGATCATTGTATTTGCGCGTAAATTTACCATCGCACAAGCCAACTCGACATTCGGTGCTGACATAATGATGGGAGCAGGTAATACGTCCGGTCGTTTCTTAGGTCCTTTAATTATTTTGGCTGCGATGGCTGCCTCCATTCCGATTGGTATTGGTTCGCTGATTGGTTCACTCATCTTCTATGTATGGCAGAAACCTGTCGCAGGTGGTGCAATTTTAGGCGCGATGTTATTTGGTTATTTCTTCCCTCTCGCCGCCTAA